From Candidatus Manganitrophus morganii, the proteins below share one genomic window:
- the gspG gene encoding type II secretion system major pseudopilin GspG encodes MVVITILAILSVLVVPKLVGRTDEARRVAAKVQIKNIEEGLQMYKLDNGDYPSTEQGLDALVNKPSVGEIPKNWREGGYLPKIPADPWGNQYVYVSPGTHGDFDLLSYGADGEGGGEGKSADIESWNME; translated from the coding sequence ATGGTCGTCATTACGATCCTGGCGATTCTGTCGGTATTGGTCGTCCCGAAGCTGGTCGGGCGGACCGATGAGGCGCGGCGGGTGGCGGCGAAGGTCCAGATCAAGAATATCGAAGAGGGCCTTCAGATGTACAAGCTCGACAACGGCGACTATCCGAGCACCGAGCAGGGGCTCGATGCACTGGTGAACAAGCCAAGCGTCGGCGAGATCCCGAAAAACTGGCGGGAGGGGGGTTACCTTCCGAAGATTCCGGCCGATCCCTGGGGAAATCAATATGTCTATGTCAGCCCCGGAACCCACGGCGACTTCGATCTCCTCTCTTACGGCGCCGACGGCGAAGGGGGGGGAGAAGGAAAGAGCGCCGACATCGAGAGCTGGAACATGGAGTAG
- the gspF gene encoding type II secretion system inner membrane protein GspF, whose amino-acid sequence MAIYEYKGLDVEGKSKAGIVDADSPKVARAKLRKSGIFPVEITQTQQAAPTGLSKPVTLFSERMTLAETAVMTRQLSTLLGAGISLMEALGALTEQVEKPAAKKIWIDVREGVKEGASLADALTRHPKVFSVLYRQMVRAGEASGTLDRILVRLADYLESQVRLRNKLFSILTYPILMLFVSGAILVFLISFVVPKVTAIFADLNQALPLPTVILLALSDFLRGYGWLLIGASVLGGMIYRRHIQTPRGREQYDRLLLRIPLAGRVAKMVAISRFTRTLATLLASGVPLLTALEIVQQVVGNKVLEEAIQGARGNIREGQSIADPLKRSGLFPPLVTHMIAIGEKSGELEGMLQKVSEAYDNEVETVVTGMTSLLAPLMILGMGGVVLFIVLAILLPIFEVSQIVK is encoded by the coding sequence ATGGCCATTTACGAATACAAAGGACTCGATGTAGAGGGGAAGAGCAAGGCGGGGATTGTCGATGCCGACAGCCCCAAGGTGGCGCGGGCGAAGCTGCGCAAAAGCGGGATTTTTCCGGTGGAGATTACCCAGACGCAGCAAGCGGCGCCGACCGGGCTGTCGAAACCGGTCACCCTTTTCTCGGAACGGATGACGCTGGCCGAGACGGCGGTGATGACCCGCCAGCTCTCGACCCTTCTCGGGGCGGGGATCTCCCTGATGGAAGCGCTGGGGGCGCTGACCGAACAGGTCGAGAAGCCGGCGGCGAAGAAGATTTGGATCGATGTCCGGGAAGGGGTGAAGGAAGGGGCCTCGCTTGCCGATGCCTTAACGCGCCATCCGAAGGTCTTCTCGGTGCTCTATCGGCAGATGGTCCGGGCGGGTGAGGCGAGCGGAACGCTCGACCGGATCTTGGTCCGGCTGGCCGATTATCTGGAGAGCCAGGTCCGGCTTCGGAACAAGCTCTTCTCGATCTTGACCTACCCAATCTTGATGTTGTTCGTCAGCGGCGCGATCTTGGTTTTCCTGATCTCGTTCGTCGTTCCGAAGGTGACGGCGATCTTCGCCGATTTGAACCAGGCGCTTCCCCTCCCGACGGTGATCCTCCTCGCGCTGAGCGATTTCCTGCGCGGTTACGGATGGCTGTTGATCGGGGCCAGCGTCCTCGGCGGAATGATCTACCGGCGGCATATCCAAACGCCGCGGGGAAGGGAGCAGTATGATCGGCTTCTTTTGAGAATCCCGCTGGCCGGAAGGGTGGCGAAGATGGTCGCCATTTCCCGGTTCACCCGGACGCTGGCGACACTGCTGGCGAGCGGCGTTCCGCTGTTGACGGCGCTGGAGATCGTCCAGCAGGTGGTCGGAAACAAGGTCCTCGAGGAGGCGATCCAGGGGGCCCGCGGCAATATCCGCGAGGGGCAGAGCATCGCCGATCCGCTGAAGCGGAGCGGTCTTTTCCCGCCGTTGGTGACCCATATGATTGCCATCGGGGAGAAGAGCGGCGAGCTCGAAGGGATGCTGCAGAAAGTCTCCGAGGCGTATGACAACGAGGTCGAGACGGTGGTGACCGGGATGACGTCACTCCTCGCCCCGCTCATGATCTTAGGGATGGGGGGAGTGGTCTTATTTATCGTCCTGGCGATTTTGCTGCCGATCTTCGAGGTATCTCAAATCGTAAAATAG